AGGGTCTACAACCTTGTACGCGAATTCGTATTTGGGATGAGCCTacaagaaattataaatatcataaCAGATTTCATTTAGacacaaaataattagaaacaaaATGACTTCAATAAGATATTCTTACGTAGTACTCGACGTGTTTCTCAGTGGCCTTTCCGTGGTACTGCTTGAGGCTCTGAGAAGAGGAGGCGTGACCATGGTGTTCCTCATGATGGTGCTCTCCGTGATGTTGTTCCTCATGGTGTTGTTCCTCGTGGTGGTGGTCATCACGGTGGAGCTGCTCGTAGTGGTGGCCATCATGGTGATACTGCTCATGATGATGTCCATCATAATGATGCTGGTCATGATGTTCCTCGTGATGGTGGTTGTCTTGTTGTTGTTCCTGCTGGTGTCCCTCATGGTGGTACTGTTCTTCATGGTGCTCCTCGTGGTGAATGGGGTGTTTAATCTCCTGAGTGTGGTGAAGTACGATGCTCTGTGAAGAGATGGCGTGACCGTGACCGTGGTGTTGGTCGTGACCGTGACCGTCTTGTGGCCGCGCAGCGGCCATCGCTACAACAGCGGTGAGGAGGAAGATCTGAAACGTTTTGCAATAGAAAGTTTAggtaatatataataatatatgttttaccaaataatataattgaactTGTTCTGTGTTGGTATCATATATTAAGAAAATCTAGTTAATTAAGTATCGGAGatgttctattaaaaaaaaaaaaaggttattttacTTTTCCTATCAAAAACAATACCTTATACATTTTGATGGTTTGTATGTTTACTTTTGAAGTACTGAACTGTGACTGATAATTTCTCAGtacataatttttctttttatatccaAAATTTGACATGTTTAAAAGGACTGACGGAACCAGTTTGCAGAATACTATGCCATTTTTTGGTAAAATGTAACCTTGAGCGAGaacgtaaaattatttcgtTACCGAAAGTAAATGGGTGCTTAAAGAAAGTGGTTTATGGAGCAAAATGCACTGCGACAATTTTTATCGAAGGCTACAAAAACTACACACGCATTCATAATTTTACTAACCGCTCACTTACGTCTTTCGTTGTTTTGTTGATTTATATaaagtattgttatgtaaaattttctaagtcaaagtcaaagttgtCATATTGAATGTCATCAGAGCCAACTGCTGTAGCTTTACCAATGTTGGGCGTAGCTAAGATCAAAACACTTCGAAACTGAACATTTCTCAAATCATGGACTCTTCTGAGGTTTCTTTAaacgtataatttaattttacatcgcAGCATGAACTATAATGTAACACGTATTAATAGCTACGAAACATTTAGACAATATACTCATCAGTATGTGTCtcttttcatcatcattatcaacagcctgtaagtggccacagtgtactgaccaaaggccttttcttacacagagaagatttgagcattaatcaccacgcctgcttaatgtgggttggcgatttgaaacttataatcagaaattataagcccaggtttcctcacaatgttttctttcaccgttagtcagtgatgtctaaataatcttagaacgtatataactcggaaaaaatcacattggtactttgccgttggtaggtttcgaaccctccgggccaccacgactctATTCGATCACGTCttttaatcttaattaaattGACCTAATAGACAGATGAGCTGAGCTGAGCTTCGATCCCTAGTTCGCCTTTAAAGTTTGAAATTTATCCTTGTgtaaatagaaaagaaatattGCCTACCagcaataaatgaataatataattatagccaATTACGAGTATTGTGTCACATCGGACATTTAACATTTTCGGCATAATTATCATTTAGCTAAAAATAAGTCTCCGTAagcactaaaaataaatacgaatgaaaacattttcaaGAGACCTTGGTACCGATTGACTGTAAAAATAACGGTTGAATTACTGCGGAATCCGTGACCTACACATTATTCAATGCAgaaatgatataataattattagatttATGTTATCTAATTTAAACTGGGttattttttgcgtcaaatacgagaactttagtaaataaaactgaatacaTTTTTCCTTGTCATAAATATGATAATCAACAATAGTTCACTAAAAAAGTTTAGTATTatccaatcaaaatatttaagtggTTTGTCAATTGTGATGTCAAGaacatcataattttattattcattaagaTCATTTTGTCTGTTTTTAACATGGAATGGTGTAAGAACaatatgtgtgtataaatgatgatttacactttttattatttatctttatgtGCATCTTATacgtttaaagttttaataatatagtaGTGTTGTAGTTTGGAAAGTAACTTCTACTTGGCATTAGGGacagtttttgtaaaaatagGGAAAAGGGcttttaggtaaataaaattaacatatttaaagaattgaaacgtgtaatataaaaaaatataaattcagcAACAATTAAACATTAGATCACAGTTTGGTATGAGAAAAGTAAAGATAGTATATCACAGCTCTGGCTTAAATTAGTAGTGGTCCTTGTGATGGGGCACGATGTGATGGGTGCTGTGCTTCACATCAGCGTGGAAACTGGGGAAGAAAGCAAATAgaattagtaattagtaattaaataattattgaaattccTCCTAGTGTTGTAAATGCTCATAGGCTACAGAAACCGTTAATCATCAAATTGCTCGTAAACTTTTGATCAATAAATTGATAAGTTACAGTTTGAAAATATGTAAGATCTGTAGTTAAATGAACTTTtagatagataatatttttttcttacccAGAGTGCTTGTCACCGTGGTATTCAACGTGTCTGACGGAGCCATCGGGCTGGTGCAGAGCGTAGTAACCCTTGACGACATCACCATCACGGTGCTCATGCTGGGACTTGATGTCTCCGGTGTGGGGGTCCTCTACCTTGTATCCGAACTCGTATTTGGGGTACGCCTAAAATATTAGAAGTATTATATTTAACGAAAAGGGAAAAAATTGGGTCGCTATGGATCTCAAATAGCAAGAtcacatttttgtattaattaatatccTTCAATTCTCGGGTACTTTAAGGGTTTACAAGGATTGCTGGTTACTTTATAACAGTTTAGATTACATAGTAGTTAAACTTACATGGTAGTCAACGTATCCATGACCACCATCGTGTCCATGACCATGGCCATGTCCACCATGACCGCCGTGACCGCCGTCATGTCCGGCGACATGGACGACCTCTGCGGGACCATCGTGACGGTGGATGAACTGGGAGGAGAAACCATGACCATGGCCGTACACCGCTTCTAGGGAAGCTACGATAGCTACGACACAGAAGACCTGAAATGGAACAGTAATTGAGAAATTAGCagttacaaattttatttataaaactagcttatacatataaattcatttaaaacttTCATGGGAAATAAGGGTGTTgtcaggattttttttaattggtctCCATGGGAAAGGGTTTGCAAAGGATAACATGAATTTTGATGCCATTACATTGTTCTATGCAATAATTTACAAGAACTTAGGGAAAACCAAAAGATTTTATGTAGTTAGGGTTCGCTGTATAAGGGATGTTTCGGGAGCAGGACAATTAATGAGTAGTTGTTGACCAAAGGTACTAGATAAAAAAATTCACTGAACAGTtccacacatacacataacacttCACTTATAAACACTAAGGgttgaaataaacatttacctTGGAGAACATTTTgggtaaatagattttattagcTGTTGTGCTAATGATAGGAAAATCAATAGTTGACTGATGCATAATGAGCAAATTCAACGTCTTTTATATCAATAACAAAGCTAGTCAAGGTGATATAGATTTCTCTCTAAGCTATGGGCAAGCAGTACAAATTATTCACGAACTTCAGTAAGTATGCGTTTGCAATGAATTTCGTAAAAGCGTTTGTTCGGTATGACTACGTACACCTTGCAGAGTGACATTGCACAGTTTGCTATAAGTGAATTGTGTAATTTTCTCTGTATATTGACACAAATAATAATGGAACAAAAAGTGGCCTAAGTGATAATCAGTTGCAGTAGTATGGTTAATGAAAAAACTGATAGACTATTAATGAAGTCGAATGTTGCTGCAAACGGCGTCGTTTTTGTACGCAAACGCAACGCGTGCGTGGATAAGTGCAGCTTTCATAACACGTGCGagtgtaaatgttattttgtatagttaaggttttattttaagctCTATAGTAGTTACGTGTTCATACCATAAGTATGAACCCTGTTTAATATTTAAGGATGATACCAGTATATGTATGAAACATATAAGAAATTGTATCCAAGGTTTCTAATTTAATGgtgcatacataattatttatcttgagCACTTGTAACTGAAGTCTCAAATTTCCTAGTACATAAACTCACAGATACAATTACATTTGTGATTAAATAACTTATTAGATAAGCTTTGCCAACAATTAGGAATTCAATGTCAGtactatttattcttttgtaaacattaacaattggtttttatgacattttcaAGTCGTTGAAtaggttaatttatttattgattaattttatatatttgacaAATTCATTGGTTGAGTAGTTGAAAGTGTCATTGCCACGCAAATGACAAATTGGGTTTAATTTCCGAGGATGACTAAGTATGACCTGAATTATTGGTTAAGTATCAGTAACATCATGGCATATAATCTCAGAATCGTGCTTGATTCAATTTCCCTAAAACATAAGATTTTAATATCCAGCTAAACCTATTCTCCCCTTTCTTATACAATAAGTCATATAATGTCTGATTACAAAATGctcttaaaatattaagataataaaattaaggttcAGACTGGTGTTACCGTAATGAAGGTTACATTTATCATGTTTACTTTCATATTTACTTTCGATGACAGATTGGGTACTTTAAGCTGAAGAAATTAAAGCTTGCGTAAAGATTCACGAACTCAGATTACATGTGTGTGAACCAGATTTTCAGTGCGTACCTTTATTTAACCGAAACTTGTTTTACTTTTGATTATTTTTGAGTATAAAACCAAAAGTTTTTTTGGGATACAGCATCATACTTGTACCAGCTTTCGAAGGAACAGCAGCAAGATGTTCGCTAaggtatttttatatcataattcTCAAAGATATAGGTGCATGAAGAGCTTAtgtattaagtaataataaataatgcgaacaataatttgtgagagtttgtaaaaaaatatttggtatcGTTGTACCCAGTCTAGAATTTGTATCCAAACGTTAGTATCATGAAACCGCAATAAATTACCCTAATGGCAATATTATACAATAGGAAAATCTAGAACTCATTCACGTCTAGACTACTTCCTAGTCTAAATACTAATGTAGCTAAGCGCCGTTTAGTTTTATATGTTGTAGGAAATAATGGTAATTGAATTTTTGGATTCATTCATTACTATATCAGTACCAATTTGATACTGGACcactttatatataaatactaaTCATTCAATAACTAACATTATCTAAATGCTATAGAAAAGTGATTAATTTAAGAACTTTATTATTCCAGATAATCGCAGCAATGATTCTGCTGGCAGCAGGTTACTGCCAAGACCACCATCATCACTCCATCTCCCTAAAAACAGTCATCAAGCATGAAACACCAAAGAAAGTAGAACATCATACCGAATATAAGGCTCCAGTACAAGCCCATGTAGTTCAGGCAGTTCATGCTGTTCCTCAGTACCAAGGACATGTGCAAGCTCAAGGTCAGATCCACCATCAAGTTCCTAAACATTACTTCGTCCCTGCCAAAGAACCTGCACCAGTTCATGAGGTCATTGCCGTTGAAGCTCCAGTCCACTACGTCCCAATTGTTCCTGTGCATCATGTGGTTCAACAGGCTCCTCATGTTGAAGTTTCTCATCACAAGGAAACTCAACACAAGGAATCCCACCACAAAGAATCCCACCATGGTCATCACAACTACCACGTTGACTACTACGTAAGTtgcatgtattttttgtatttaaaagtatttgatCTAGGGTTTCTTAAAATTTACCACAAATTTGTAACACAAATTCCACATCGGATATTGGATCCCATTTTACCAACACTTTATCTATTAAATtctaatttacatattattattaatttgaatactAAAGAAGTTGCATTAAAGAAGGACCAAATTTAAAGTACGtttaaccgacaagcatgcatgaaaaaactgatgactgttgatgaagcgaaagagatatggaagaatcgtagcaattgtcGGTCCATTGATTCTGCCTgcccccatggaagacaggcgtgataTGTATATAGAAAGTTGCAGGATGatagaaatatatttctattatgctaatgtgtatttaattatttcaggCTCATCCCAAATACGAGTATGAGTACAAAGTGGAGGACCCTCACACCGGTGACAAGAAGTACCAACACGAGTATCGTGATGGTGATGTCGTGAAGGGCGAGTACAGTCTGCATGAAGCTGATGGCTCCATCAGAACTGTCAAGTATACCTCTGACAAGAAAACTGGGTAAGTTcaactattatttctttttttgctttaataaattatgtagtatCCGCCTTAAGACTGCTATTAGGGTTTTGATTtcccataaaatattatttaacttaagaTTATCGTAATTATGGATTACATTGTCATTTGATAACCACTACCCATatgataaaatgaaaataattcgtAATAATTCGTCGTATCAGCGACAGGTCTATGTCTTTTAACAcgatatatttactttttagtttCAACGCTGAAGTTCTGCACAAGGGCAACTTCAAACATGACCACCATTACCATCATTAATTAGTTaccaatgttttaaaataatatttaatcaataatttaagtttgttaaaataaataattaaaaataatgcgcttattttatttcatcttaACACGAGACACTATTAAGAATAATGGCATCATAAAgactagaaataaataaaaatctgtatGCATCAGTGACATAGATTACCGATAAGTAAGTAGAAGGAATCCGTATTAACTTACATCATGGAAAGTTAGCCGCATCGCTTGTTACATATATCCACATACGAAAGCATGTAAACTAGCAATAAGGAAGGTATTAAATACCGAAGTACCTACGACGAATGTCGATGTCATTTTGATTAGAAATCGAACACAGCATACTAAGGCACTTAAGAGGGTTTTATAGAAGAAGtacaattttataacatgtttttgGGATTTCTTTACTTTTCCtaggtataaattaaatatgaatacgTGTTAGTCAAGACATTATAAATCGCAAAACATTGAACAATATCTCTTTGAGGTTTTTTGAGTTAAGTGCAATTCATAATGATGATAAGGACAACAGGTCaactcaattaatttaatatgtttcacgatagttattgtaCAGGGAAAATGATAAACGTAAAACgtaattactataatattatagagaTATACTTGTTACTCTAGTATTTCACTCGATATTATGAATGGTATCCCTTCTACGAACCAATTTCAACATATGAGTAACATGATCAAATCTTTACTACTGCAATAAAACTATATTACTCTATATGTATTAATTACTctatatgatataataataaaattaaacattagaataaaaagaaaccaaCGATCCGCATGACGGACATTGCGAAATAGAGGTACTTAAATGTGGTTCATGGTTACACAATGAAGACTTCTATGCGTAAGTGGTTAGTTCACCTGATTTTACTAAGAAAAAAGTACGGCAATGACACAGTTGAGGTCACTTTCCATTGTCATGAGGGACGAGCTTGATATAAAAAGCTACAGagctgttattataaaaacagttaTTCAAACATGATTGACTGGTCACCGTGTCAGACTGTTTGTTGTGATTGATTAGACTTTGGTATTGAGTTGTTATTTAAGTAGCAATTTTAGTTATTCAATTTCAGTGTTGGCGCTGTGTCTGGGTCACTAACTGGCCTAATAAAAAGACTTACGAACTGTGGGTTGTAATGGCACGTGGTCTGttactgaatataaaatattaaaaagtttagaTTTAAACAGCTCGGATCAAAAACATATTACCATGTCTATGtcttcaaataattaattataaataaaatgagtgatgaaatatacctttttttaaaaaagggaatCGCCTCATggtttttatcaattattttaagtcGGGTTATGTACCTAAAACCTTAAacctaagtctaaaaaaaaatctcatcaaaatcggttcatctaaacgcgagataatcgcgcacaaacatacatgcatacaggtcaaactgataACTTCCTGTTGTTTTTGAAGttgattgaataataaattgtatgatAGTTTTTCATTATGTAACTGACCCATGACGGAGGAAATGAATGTTTCCTTTTCATACCCATTCTCTAAGGAAATAAAAGGACTTCATAgtacaaaatacattattatcttCACTATTTTCTAAGTCCCATTGTAGCCTACAACAGATAAAATTCCTTACATGCCATTGTGATACTCATTAACCAAGTATGCAGCCAAGACCCTAAGTGATCTCTGTCTCTATATGGTTCGAAatgaaaggtttttttttctaaatgtcCATTGGTCTTAGATAACTGTAACTTTgactaggtacctacatataaccGGATACCAAAACGTTTAGTTTGCGAATGGTTTCTAGGGCATGACCAGTCTGATCTAGTTTGCTCTAACATTGTTGTCTGTCTATCAATTCGTTGCATTTGTCATATCTCAGATGATTTTTTAGCTTCTTAAGACAGACGGCATTTGGCAGTCAATCATAAAATTTATGTAAGGGTAACTGTATTCTAAGTAAGGAGCAATAGTTGGAGAGGGGATTTTAGTAattaagagactgacactcccccAGCCTGACCTGGGGCGGGATGTGTCAGTTGTTTGTTTTCTACTCACAGGAAAATATAGTTTgatgaaataaatcattaaattattgaCGTTCCCATTCACTCgttaaacaaaagaaagaagtaaagttttaacacattttatctAGACTAGTCCAAATGCCTCGAAACACCcgtcaataaaatgtttctataATTGTAGTTCTCAATTTATTACGTAAATCATGTTTTATGCAAATATAGCCACTAAAAatatgactgcacagttggtgcggtggctgggcaactggctgtcgcgcaacgggtagcgggttcgattcccgcacggagcaactctttgtgtgatccacaaattgttgtttcgggtctgggtgtcatgtgtacgtgaacttgtatatttgtaaacgcacccacgacacaggagaaaatcctagtgtagggcaacgtttttaaaaaaatatatataattgtaattaatagcattacactaataataaaacacttGGCAGACACTCTATAAGTTTGTTAAATCACTTTTTTCACACACGTGATAAATTAACCAGCTGCAAGTTCAATTTCATGGCCATACGTGTAATTGAATATTCATTTTAAACGCCCAGACTGGCCGAAACTGGTTGCAATTTATGCCATATTCAGTAAATCTTATATGCCTAAGTAAATCGTATAATAcacttgaaaataattatagcagggtttcttttgaaaataatgGACGTTAATGAAGTTAATTTAACCAAAGCCATACGTAGCTACAATCGTGATTAGGTTTATATTAACTGCTTTAGGCCATAATTTTAACAGTGAAATCGGAAATCGTACTTTTAATCGAATTTCAAGAAGTATGTTGATAGTCAATTATGCAAAGGAACCAAGATACTATTCTAGAATACTAAAACGAAAAAGATTTCTCTCAGAAAATTAGAGTACCCAGTGGACCTACCTAATGAAGATATCTTTAAGACCTAGATCGTATTAGACCGTCTGTTTTAAAAACCGTGGtatgtagtaattaataaaacaataggcAAAGGACAATAGTCAAGTGATCTAATTCCTTGGATTGACAACCTTCACATTGGTTACGTAAATTACGTCATAGATCCGTGCGCGCGCTGTGGGTTACAAACATGACGCCCCGAGCGGCAGCAAATTGATTCAATACTCTCTCGTAACGTCTCCGGTATATATTGAGCTAATGACTATGTTAATTCATCAGTTCCACCACGGAAGTCTTAGGAgaaagaacaaaatgtttgctaAAGTGAGTGTGTgtgatatcataataataagagtacacaatacaatacttatttgttttagaaattcaaattaacggtttttattgttttaggtgATAGTGCTTACCTTTGTTGCTGCGGTTTTGTGTGAGGAACATGGATACGCGCTACGGAATCGTCATGAACCTCCTAAGAGTTACAGGCAGTATTATGAACATGCTCCCATAAAAGTTCATGAGGAAGAAGGTTCCCAGGAGGTTCAGTACGCTGCTGCTGCTCCTGAAGCCAACGGACAAGAAGGACATGCCTATTCTTCTCAGAGCATTATCCGTCTCGCCGGTCAAGGAGAGTCCCAAGAGTCCCAAAATGACCATATTGCTCCCGTATACCAATATATGCAAGAAGAGGAAAAGACACGTCAAGAACCTCCTTTACGCTACGAGACTCCAGCTCAACATTATCAGTCCATTCAGTTTGATACCGCTCAAGAGCATCGTGAAGTTCCCGTAAAGGCTCAGGAACATTACGCTCACGGTCATGAAGGTTTGAGTTACTACCAAGGAGCTGACGCTCATGAAGGTTTGAGCTTCCACCATGGTGCTCAACTCCACACTGCTGTGCATCACTCTGCCCCAGTTAACCACGCTGCTGCAGTGCACCAAGCTGTCCCAGTGCACCATGCCGCCCCAGTGCACCATGCCGCCCCTGTGCACCATG
This Spodoptera frugiperda isolate SF20-4 chromosome 20, AGI-APGP_CSIRO_Sfru_2.0, whole genome shotgun sequence DNA region includes the following protein-coding sequences:
- the LOC118262129 gene encoding uncharacterized histidine-rich protein DDB_G0274557-like, which encodes MAAARPQDGHGHDQHHGHGHAISSQSIVLHHTQEIKHPIHHEEHHEEQYHQHHEEQHHGEHHHEEHHGHASSSQSLKQYHGKATEKHVEYYAHPKYEFAYKVVDPHTGDKKSQHESRDGDVVKGVYSLHQPDGSVRIVKYHSDKKAGFNANVHYEGHAIHIVPEHHHHH
- the LOC118262128 gene encoding adult-specific cuticular protein ACP-20-like — its product is MHQSTIDFPIISTTANKIYLPKMFSKVFCVVAIVASLEAVYGHGHGFSSQFIHRHDGPAEVVHVAGHDGGHGGHGGHGHGHGHDGGHGYVDYHAYPKYEFGYKVEDPHTGDIKSQHEHRDGDVVKGYYALHQPDGSVRHVEYHGDKHSGFHADVKHSTHHIVPHHKDHY
- the LOC118261767 gene encoding histidine-rich glycoprotein-like translates to MFAKIIAAMILLAAGYCQDHHHHSISLKTVIKHETPKKVEHHTEYKAPVQAHVVQAVHAVPQYQGHVQAQGQIHHQVPKHYFVPAKEPAPVHEVIAVEAPVHYVPIVPVHHVVQQAPHVEVSHHKETQHKESHHKESHHGHHNYHVDYYAHPKYEYEYKVEDPHTGDKKYQHEYRDGDVVKGEYSLHEADGSIRTVKYTSDKKTGFNAEVLHKGNFKHDHHYHH
- the LOC118262126 gene encoding histidine-rich protein PFHRP-II-like produces the protein MTMLIHQFHHGSLRRKNKMFAKVIVLTFVAAVLCEEHGYALRNRHEPPKSYRQYYEHAPIKVHEEEGSQEVQYAAAAPEANGQEGHAYSSQSIIRLAGQGESQESQNDHIAPVYQYMQEEEKTRQEPPLRYETPAQHYQSIQFDTAQEHREVPVKAQEHYAHGHEGLSYYQGADAHEGLSFHHGAQLHTAVHHSAPVNHAAAVHQAVPVHHAAPVHHAAPVHHAYPVHQAAPVHHAAPVHHSAPVHHAVPVHHAIPAHHEVPAHHAVPAPDAHAHDFHDEPIDYYAYPKYQYEYKVEDPHTGDNKFQHEFRDGDVVKGVYSLQEADGSIRTVEYSSDKHTGFNAIVKHSAPGHQVQIESHHQN